A stretch of the Elephas maximus indicus isolate mEleMax1 chromosome 3, mEleMax1 primary haplotype, whole genome shotgun sequence genome encodes the following:
- the POU3F1 gene encoding POU domain, class 3, transcription factor 1, with protein MATTAQYLPRGPGGGAGGTGPLMHPDAAAAAAAAAAAERLHAGAAYREVQKLMHHEWLGAGAGHPVGLAHPQWLPTGGGGGGDWAGGPHLEHGKAGGGSTGRDDGGGSGGFHARLVHQGAAHAGAAWAQGGTAHHLGPAMSPSPGAGGGHQPQPLGLYAQAAYPGGGGGGLAGMLAAGGGGAGPGMHHALHEDGHEAQLEPSPPPHLGAHGHAHGHAHAGGLHAAAAHLHPGAGGGGSSVGEHSDEDAPSSDDLEQFAKQFKQRRIKLGFTQADVGLALGTLYGNVFSQTTICRFEALQLSFKNMCKLKPLLNKWLEETDSSSGSPTNLDKIAAQGRKRKKRTSIEVGVKGALESHFLKCPKPSAHEITGLADSLQLEKEVVRVWFCNRRQKEKRMTPAAGTGHPPMDDVYAPGELGPGGGGASPPSAPPPPPPAALHHHHHHTLPGSVQ; from the coding sequence ATGGCCACAACCGCGCAGTACCTGCCGCGGGGCCCCGGCGGCGGAGCCGGGGGCACTGGGCCGCTCATGCACCCGGACGCCGCGGCGGCAGCAGCGGCGGCAGCGGCCGCCGAGCGGCTGCACGCGGGCGCCGCGTACCGCGAAGTGCAGAAGCTGATGCACCACGAGTGGCTGGGCGCGGGCGCGGGCCACCCCGTGGGCCTAGCGCACCCCCAATGGCTACCCACGGGAGGAGGCGGCGGTGGCGACTGGGCCGGCGGCCCACACTTGGAACACGGCAAGGCGGGCGGTGGCAGCACTGGCCGAGACGACGGCGGTGGCAGCGGCGGCTTCCACGCGCGCCTGGTGCACCAAGGGGCCGCCCATGCGGGCGCGGCGTGGGCACAGGGCGGCACGGCGCACCACTTGGGCCCAGCCATGTCGCCGTCGCCAGGGGCTGGCGGGGGTCATCAGCCCCAGCCGCTCGGGCTGTATGCGCAGGCGGCCTACCctgggggcggcggcggcggcctggCGGGGATGCtggcggcgggcggcggcggtGCGGGACCGGGCATGCACCACGCGCTGCACGAGGACGGCCACGAGGCGCAGCTGGAGCCGTCGCCGCCGCCGCACCTGGGCGCCCACGGACACGCACACGGACACGCACACGCGGGCGGCCTGCACGCGGCGGCGGCGCACCTGCACCCGGGCGCAGGCGGCGGCGGTTCGTCGGTGGGCGAGCACTCGGACGAGGACGCACCCAGCTCGGACGACCTGGAGCAGTTCGCCAAGCAATTCAAGCAGAGGCGCATCAAGCTGGGCTTCACGCAAGCCGACGTGGGGCTGGCGCTGGGCACACTGTACGGTAACGTGTTCTCGCAGACCACGATATGCCGCTTCGAGGCCCTCCAGCTGAGCTTCAAGAACATGTGCAAGCTCAAGCCGTTGCTCAACAAGTGGCTGGAGGAGACCGACTCGTCCAGCGGCAGCCCCACCAACCTGGACAAGATCGCGGCGCAGGGCCGCAAGCGCAAGAAGCGCACGTCCATCGAGGTGGGGGTCAAAGGCGCGCTCGAGAGCCACTTTCTCAAGTGCCCCAAGCCCTCGGCGCACGAGATCACGGGCCTGGCTGACAGCCTGCAGCTGGAGAAGGAGGTGGTGCGCGTCTGGTTCTGCAACCGGCGGCAGAAGGAGAAGCGCATGACCCCGGCGGCCGGCACCGGCCACCCTCCCATGGACGACGTTTATGCGCCCGGCGAGCTAGGGCCGGGTGGGGGTGGCGCATCGCCGCCCTCGGCACCCCCGCCGCCCCCGCCTGCCGCCctgcaccaccaccatcaccacacaCTGCCCGGCTCGGTGCAGTGA